The Lipingzhangella halophila genome segment GAACCGCCAGGCCCCCGAGTTCGTCGCCGCCACACTGGGGCCGCTGCTGGAGTACGACGAACAGCGCGGTACCGCGCTGGTGGCGACGTTGCGCGCCTACTTCGCGTGCGGCGCCAACCTTTCGCGTACGAAGCGGGAGCTGCGCGTCCACGTGAACACGGTCGCCCAGCGCCTGGAGCGGATCGGCCAGCTCATCGGGGCCGACTGGCAGGACCCGGAGCGGGCCCTGGAGCTGCAGCTCGCGCTGCGGCTGCACCGCCTGCTGGACGGCGGGGTGGACCTCGACGGCGGCGGGGGCGCGGGCGCCCGCGGGTAGTGCCGGGGCGCCGTCCGGAGCCCGGAACCCGGGGCGCGGAGAGCACCGCGCCCCGGGCAGGTGGCCCCATCGGGGGCCGACGCGTGATCACGGTGAGCGGGGCTGGGCCGCCTCACCGGCCGGCTCGTCGCCTCCCTCGGCCGGCCGCGGTCGGGTGAGCAGCGAGACGAGGATGAAGATGAGGGTCGAGGCGGCCAGGGCGAACGCTCCGTTGACCACGCCCTCCGGCAGTGGAGCGAAGCCGTAGAGCTGTCCGACCTCCAGGACGAAGTTGATGACCAGGCTGAGTACGATGCTGGTGATCGCCGCCGCCTTGGTCGCCCGCGACCACACCAGGCCCAGCACCACCGCCGGGAAGATGGCCGCGGCGAACGTGCCCCAGCCGAACACGCCCAGCAGCGCGACCAGCGTGTCGAGGTAGAGGGAGAACAGTACGGAGGCCACGAGCAGCACGGCGACCGCCACGCGGCTCCACAGCAGCTCGTTGCGCACCCGCATGCCGAACGCCCGAGGAAGGTCGCGGACCAGGCTCGCCGCGCCCAGCGTCGCGAAGGCGTCGCCGGTGGACATGATCGCGGCCAGGATCGCGGCCAGCGCCAGGCCGGCGAGGACTGGCGGGGTGTAGTCCGTCATGAAGACGATGAGCGCCTGGTCGGGGGTGTCCACCGCCGGGAACTCGCCCCGGATGGACAGCGCCAGGGCGCTGAGCCCCACCCCGACCACGAGGAACATGGTGCACACGTAGGCGATCCCGGCTGTCAGCGCACCCCACTTCAGTTGGGCGGTGTCCCGGATCATCAGGAACTTGGTGAGAAGTTGCGGTTGGGCGGCGGCGCCGACCGCGAAGAGGAAGATCCAGCATGCGATGGTGACGGCGGGGAGCGCGCCGAACGCGGAGGCCAGTGCCGGGTCCTCGCCCTGCAGGGTGGTGGTGATGTCGGCCGTCCCGCCGACAGCGTTCACCGCGACGAAGAACGTGACCACCGAGACGACGACGAGCAGCACGCCCTGGAACACGTCGGTGTACACGGCGGCGATGGTCCCGCCGCCGATGGCGTACACCGCGAGGATGCCCAGGCCGATCAGCGCCCCACTGGTGGGGGAGATCCCGAAGATGCTGGCCATGACGACGCCCATCGCCTGCACCTGGGTGCCGAGGTAGCCGATCACGCCGAGGGCGACGGCGACCGCGATCCACCCGCGGACGGCAGGGCTGCGGTAGCGCCGCTCAACGACGTCGCCGAGGGTGTACACCTCTCCCTCGCTGCCCATGCGCCAGAGCCGCTTGCCGACCAGAAACCACGCCAGGCCGAAGCCGAGAACCGCGGCGAGCCCGATCCCGCTGACGAAGACGAGGCCGTCGGTGAAGGCCATCCCGGTGCCGCCGAGGACACCGAACCCGCTCTGGATGGACGCGAAGACGGCTATCGACATCACGAACATGCCGAGGTTGCGGCCCGCGACCAGGAAGTCCGACGTGGTCTTGGTCCGCCGGGTGGCCCACACCCCGATGCCGATGGTCGCGAGCAGGTAGAGCGCCACCACGATGACGATCGTGGGATTGGTGTCCAGCATCGCTACTCCACCGTCCCTTCGGTGTCGTCCGTGGTGAACGTGCAGGCGTACGCCAGCCCCACGAGCAGGAGCACCGGGGCGATCCCGAACAGGTACAGCGCGGTGGTCGGTGCGAAGCCGAACACCAGGCCCGAGACCTGCGGGTCGCTGACCGACAGCGCGTCAAGCGCGCCGTAGCCGGCCAGCAGCAGGACGGTGACGCCCGCTGGGAGGGCGACCGCCAACCGGTGGCTCCGGCCCGGTCGGGACAGTGCGATCAGCACGCCCGCGGAGAGGAGCGTCGGGT includes the following:
- a CDS encoding sodium:solute symporter family transporter, whose product is MLDTNPTIVIVVALYLLATIGIGVWATRRTKTTSDFLVAGRNLGMFVMSIAVFASIQSGFGVLGGTGMAFTDGLVFVSGIGLAAVLGFGLAWFLVGKRLWRMGSEGEVYTLGDVVERRYRSPAVRGWIAVAVALGVIGYLGTQVQAMGVVMASIFGISPTSGALIGLGILAVYAIGGGTIAAVYTDVFQGVLLVVVSVVTFFVAVNAVGGTADITTTLQGEDPALASAFGALPAVTIACWIFLFAVGAAAQPQLLTKFLMIRDTAQLKWGALTAGIAYVCTMFLVVGVGLSALALSIRGEFPAVDTPDQALIVFMTDYTPPVLAGLALAAILAAIMSTGDAFATLGAASLVRDLPRAFGMRVRNELLWSRVAVAVLLVASVLFSLYLDTLVALLGVFGWGTFAAAIFPAVVLGLVWSRATKAAAITSIVLSLVINFVLEVGQLYGFAPLPEGVVNGAFALAASTLIFILVSLLTRPRPAEGGDEPAGEAAQPRSP